The Cotesia glomerata isolate CgM1 linkage group LG9, MPM_Cglom_v2.3, whole genome shotgun sequence region catgattttattttattataatcaagtaattctgataattattattattgttttcattttttttttaaatctttgtACAATGAGAGTGCACTACATTCAATGAAATCTACAATAACATGTGTACTAAGATGACTTAACACTCACAATCTCATCTTcactattttacttttttttttatttttttttttttattatattattaataattactcaatattatttcaattgtaTATTTAGATTTAAACACAGGCGATTATAGATTTTAATACTTAAGAAAATTGATTAgcacttttttaaatattcctGCTGCTTTTGAGATTCAAATATCCTAGTTATTAATGTATGTAACGATTAAAGACTCcgaaaataatattatcaaaaaaaaaatcaactttctTGAGTAAATTTAGAGCCTgcactaatttttattctataggAAGTTAACACttataaaaagaagaaataaatttacatctgagtaataaaaaacaaaacgtCAAACAATATCAATGTGAAgcctaaaataaattatatcaatatttataatagttataattgtaattataataataataataataaaatacgcAATAAAGCGAATcctgatttaataaatttaatttattttctcctATTGAGTTAGTGATAAATCAATAATGAATCGattaatctttaattaataaccataAGTTATCAGACAAGCCAATAATTAACGATTGCTATTTACAATTGAAATCTACCTTTACAAATcatttagttatttaattacCGATAATtcaacttaatttatttataattataatttataatataagaaaatattattaaattttaaaataaaacccgATGATTTTTTGTTAGACAATTAACAAATCCACCGgcaattaatatttgttttacAAAACACAGagtataataacaaaaattgataattaacgaCTATATATGTAAtgggataaaaataaatttgagctCCATTTAAATACGCTggatctaattaattaattattgtacaaCTAATAATAACGCAAAAGCCTTATCGTTGCAACAGACAGTCACAAGCAACAAAATGATACAgcgatttttataaaataataataaaagaatatacccattcatttaattaaatcaatagtCAACTAGTGAGTTACTATCAATTAAATACCGGACTAATACTGTCCAATTGTCTTGGCTATTCGTGCTTCCTTGATGAAATAAACAGCCGATCAGTTTTAAACTACTGACCGggagttgttttttttttttaataaataaaacagtcAGTCCAGCTTGTTCGTTTTTATCTGACGTTTTAATTCGATTGATATTCGtagattatattattatatatacgaTTGGTGATACTTATTATCTTTTAATGAATGAATAACAAATCAGTACCTTTTGAACAGCTTAAAATTGATCTACCAGCAGGTCACATATTTCTATCGACATTGATTCTTTACTCGAGCGTACAGTCAACCGGAACATCTATTAAagttgttattaataattaattttaatgacattcaATTGTGATttcaaataaaagataaataccTGGGCTTGTTTGTTAGGTTCTAGGCGTAGCAAACAACCAACTTGTTGTGCTCGCATGTGAACAATACCAGCGCAGACAAAGTTATCGGGATTAGGATCAATATTGTCAAGTAACTGCATACCAAAACCTTGTAATTTTGTACGGACTTGGGCCAAGTCCATTGGTTGTTgggctttgaaaattttttgggaACGTTGTTGATTtgagctattaaaaaaaaatgatttgtttcaataatttatagtcaaatttaattaattaaaaaaataaaaatacaataccCGCCAAGGTTTTTCCATCTCGCAAAAAATGACTCTCCGTTCATTTCCGTTGGCTCAAAGAATTTGTTTATCGTCAATGGTAATTTCATTGTTATCTTTTGTGGCATATTATTGTACATAAATGATATTATCATACTGGGTgcatctaaaattaaaaataaaaaaatttttaaagataaaaatatgagtTTAACCTTGCAGGGCCAAAATTTTTGCCacttttttaagattaatggTTTAAATGTTTAATAGTGATGAAAATATTGgccgtataaaaaaatgtattaaataaaagatattcaaaatttaataaaaaaaaaataaatatttttcatgatttaaaaaaaaaatcaatattttcgatgtagtttcaaaatttaaaaattttggagaaaTTATTGATCCTAAGGAATactttgtttataaaataaaattttaaggggGACCACCACTGTGAAAGTCGAAAAAAAGGtgatttttgggaatttttttgacagggaaaataaaggaatttggggatttaactttttttattttattaatggtacattaaagattattaccttaaatttttattaaaaagtatttaattattacaaagttatcgACAATCTAgtagagcactagaaaaaattccCCCCCATGGTCgtttcgataaataaaaaacggaTCATTTGAAAATCAAAACCTAAATTGCTTTTAACCAGTAAGGATGTAATTATCGTTGCACGTacggaattttaaaaattttgattttaaagatttttttagccgggttaaaacaaaacagaaacagtaaaaataatgagaaaattttctatcagtcactattttttttaaaattaaaattttcaacgatAACTATatccttactgattaaaaggcaatttgggtttttatttttagatgatccgtttttgagttatcgatgCGACCATGGAGGGGggaattttttctagtgctctacTAGAtggttaataactttgtaataattaaatattctttaataaaaatttaggataATAATCTTTGatgtacccttaataaaataaaaaaatccgatccTCAAGCTCCTTTATTTtcgctgtaaaaaaaattcccgaaaatcacgtttttttTCGATCATCACAGTAGTATTCCCCCTTAAACAACTTTtgcctaaaaaaatttttatacgacCAATACTTTTGCCAtactatcaaaaatttgaaccaTTCATTATGATTTGCTATTTTGAATTTGCGACAAAAAACTTGGCGCTAGTTATCACaaataatttcgaaattaatcaataaattttataagtaattcaaataaaataaagatacaACTAACAGTCAAAGAcctcttaaaataaaaataaaaataaaaattaccgttATAATCATCAATACACTCAGCATTAATCATTTGTTGAATTTGTGCACCAGCTTCGAGTACCGGATCAACAGGTTTAATTTGAACTGCCAATTTAGCTTGATTTTCATCAGACCAAGCCAATTGCGGCTGGAAATTATTAAGAGCAAATTGGGTCTTGTTGCCATAAAATAAACCAACACGTGCGAGATTCTGTCGGAATTCCGATTTAACGCCTATTTGGATCAGATCATTTTCAAACAGCACCCCGTTGTTTCTACAAACGAATCtaaaacaacaacaaaaaaaaaccataaaaaaatttattatttttttttttaatttcctaaagtttttttttctctcaaatctcttaattttaaatctatCTTCTCTTTACAGATGCTATTTATTGTATAGAAACATTGCTAAAAATTCTACACATGAAAATGTAACATATTCTTGTAAATTGCCGAGGGTGTTTCTttacaagtaaataaataaataaaataaatataaaaatacatactTCTTAGGATTGTACGAGTTTTGCGCACCATTGGTAGCGGTAACTTTACTAGGCGCATTATAAATATCCCCTAGAACATCCAGCAGCATTCCGGTATTACTAGTAGGCTGAGAAGAAGGCGGAGTAGACAGTCCCAGTAAGTCAGCAGAAGAACTGTTGACACTAGCAGCTGCAGCAGTCCCAATAGTAGCAGACACCGCAGTAGCAATTTCATGATTAGCGCTCGGAGCCGGGCTTTTATTCTCTCTGATTTCATTCTCCGGTATCCGTCCAGGTTTCTTCTTCTTCAGCACAGCCAAAATGGAGCTTTCACGCTCGGGGAATGCCGGCATTTCTTCAAGCACAGTCGCTAATACGTCTGTAGATGCGATAATACTCAACTGCAAATACTCAGAAGCGCGTTGCTGTAATTCAGCGTCTGCACTGCGCAAGTTACTGTGTGTCCTGAAGACATCTTGAATCTGTGTACGTATCTcaggaaataaattaacaaacttAATATAAGTCGACAGTAGCAGTGCGCGCGTCATCGGTGAACACAAGTGATATTTGGAATGTAGTAACTGGAATTGTACTGCCGGTGACGAGCGAGCGTCTCCAGCAATTAAATTACCGAATTCACCGAGAATATAACCACCAACTTTAACCATATTTTCATGACAAGCCGGAGCTTGCAGTGCTTCGAATACAGTTTTAGCAGCGTAACCTTGGACATCGTCGCGATTAATAACTATTTGTATTACTCGGTACCAAACTTCTTCAGAAACATAATCACCAGCTATCCTTATCAAATTCAAAATAACGTCGACGTACCACGTGTAGTCAGTCGCGTATTTTTCCGCGAGTATCGCGACTTTTAAAACCATTTCTTCGCGAATTGAGTAATCAGCTGTTTCAAGATAATTAAGCATCTCTTGGACTATTTCTTCAGCGTTGCTTTTATCGCACATCGCGTAAAGTAAATCAACAGCTTGTTGACGCACCGAGACGTCTTTTTCCATCTTCATAGACAGTATGACGACTTCCTGATGTTTCTTTACAGCTTCATGGGAAAATTCAGACGTCGCTAAATGACACATTGACTCAAGAGCGAGGTACCGCAAATTAGTCTCGCGGTTTGAAAGAAATTGTCCAAGCTGATTGCAAGCTCGTACCAGTAAATTCGGCTCGCTGTCGTTGTGGATAATTAAACTTATTGCTTCAAATAGTACTGCGTTTTTGGCGTTTGAGTGCTGGACTTTTTTAGACTTTGGAGGCTCTTGTGCTTTGTTGAGAATCGTTTCTAGACACTCGTTCAAGCGACCACGCACTCCCGGGTCTTCGGCCGGTGGAGTGTAGTTCTGGAGAAGACGCAGTAGTTTTACGGACAGCCAGGGCGCGGGGACGAAGTAGTAAGTGTAGTCTTGAAGATCGGTGTAATTGGCGGTTACTATTCTGCTGAGACGCGACACTGCGAGACTGACACACCCTTTGTACTCCTCCGGGTTACGTTTTACCAGAGCGTCGATCAAGGAAGCAGCTGCTGTCACTACACCGAGGTGCTGGTCGTTTAGAAGGTGGACGATGCGAGATGTCCATTCTCCTCCGGGAACTACTTCCGGGGCGGTTCGTAAAAGTCGCAGAAGGCATAACGCTGCACTCTGCTTCACTACATCCATCGTGTCCCTGAATAAAGTTTTAGATTTAgtgtgaataaattataagtcgctgccttttaaatattttttttaaatgatattgTTTAATGGATTTTtgtgttgtaattttttttttattttattttgtttaggaatattcaattaattttttggggGTTTTAATATTGcggttcaaaatttattagtattaaagTCACGCACGCTTCCGGTACACTTTACTTGCAAACTAAAAGAGTTAGACTTCcgttaaagtttttaaaattgaataaaatttatttcggcgttactataaattaaaatttaagggGAATAGCCAttgtgaaatttaaaaaaaaaaaa contains the following coding sequences:
- the LOC123271770 gene encoding AP-2 complex subunit alpha — protein: MPAVRGDGMRGLAVFISDIRNCKSKEAEIKRINKELANIRSKFKGDKTVDGYQKKKYVCKLLFIFLLGHDIDFGHMEAVNLLSSNKYSEKQIGYLFISVLVNTNSDLIKLIIQSIKNDLGSRNPIHVNLALQCIANIGSKEMAEAFGNEIPKLLVSGDTMDVVKQSAALCLLRLLRTAPEVVPGGEWTSRIVHLLNDQHLGVVTAAASLIDALVKRNPEEYKGCVSLAVSRLSRIVTANYTDLQDYTYYFVPAPWLSVKLLRLLQNYTPPAEDPGVRGRLNECLETILNKAQEPPKSKKVQHSNAKNAVLFEAISLIIHNDSEPNLLVRACNQLGQFLSNRETNLRYLALESMCHLATSEFSHEAVKKHQEVVILSMKMEKDVSVRQQAVDLLYAMCDKSNAEEIVQEMLNYLETADYSIREEMVLKVAILAEKYATDYTWYVDVILNLIRIAGDYVSEEVWYRVIQIVINRDDVQGYAAKTVFEALQAPACHENMVKVGGYILGEFGNLIAGDARSSPAVQFQLLHSKYHLCSPMTRALLLSTYIKFVNLFPEIRTQIQDVFRTHSNLRSADAELQQRASEYLQLSIIASTDVLATVLEEMPAFPERESSILAVLKKKKPGRIPENEIRENKSPAPSANHEIATAVSATIGTAAAASVNSSSADLLGLSTPPSSQPTSNTGMLLDVLGDIYNAPSKVTATNGAQNSYNPKKFVCRNNGVLFENDLIQIGVKSEFRQNLARVGLFYGNKTQFALNNFQPQLAWSDENQAKLAVQIKPVDPVLEAGAQIQQMINAECIDDYNDAPSMIISFMYNNMPQKITMKLPLTINKFFEPTEMNGESFFARWKNLGGSNQQRSQKIFKAQQPMDLAQVRTKLQGFGMQLLDNIDPNPDNFVCAGIVHMRAQQVGCLLRLEPNKQAQMFRLTVRSSKESMSIEICDLLVDQF